The Dysgonomonadaceae bacterium PH5-43 genomic sequence GCTGCAAGATAGTCTTACAGCCTTCTGTTATATAAAATTAATAATTTAGTCTACTTTAATGTCTTTATTAACATTTTTGTAACCAACCAAAGCATAGTAAAGAATGTAAGCAAATAAAGCAAATACAATCCAGTAGCTTTGCATATAAGAGAACATATCAGCAAGAGCACCTTGTACAGCAGGGAATATACCACCGCCAACTACCATTACCATAAATACTCCTGAGCCGATAGCAGTATATTTTCCTAATCCTTCTACTGCTAAGTTGAAGATAACACCCCACATTACAGAAGTACAAAGACCGCCTAATACAAGAAGCATAACACTCATAGGAACACTTGTCATACCGAAAGATAGTGTGCTACCGATAAATACAGGCATTTGTACTGTGTTTTCTGGATTGTAAGCTAATATAGCAACTGTTACTAATGCTAAACCAGCAGCCGAAACAGTAGTTAACATAGCTCTACTTGACACTTTACCTCCGATAGAAGCGCCAACAAAACGACCAATCATCATTAAGAACCAGTAAGTTCCAACGATAGTTCCAGCAGCTCCAGCGTCCATAGCGAAACCTCCTTTATCAACAGAGCTTGTTAAATATAGGTTTACGATATTAGGAATACCTAATTCAATTCCGATATAAGCGAAGATACATAATATACCTAAAACATAATGACGGAATTTGAAAAGAGTAGCGTAAGAAACAGGCTCTTCTTTGATTCCTTTAGCTTCTTTTTCTCTACGGGCTTCTAATATTGGCTCGGGAATTTTAGAAAGAGCTAAGATAACAAATGCAGCAGCGAATATACCCATTGCGATAAATAATGCAGGGTTAGCATCTTGTATAGTTGCATTTGCAGCTTGTCCCATTAAAGTACCCACAAGTACAGGAACGATAGTAGCCATTAAAGAGTTGAAAGTTCCACCAATCTGAATGTATTGGTTTCCTTTGTTACCACCACCGCCAAGAGTATTTAATAAAGGATTAACTACTGTATTTAACATACACATAGAGAAACCTGCAACGAATGCTCCTGTTAAATATATACCAAAACTTCCGAATACTCCAGAAAGGAATTGAATACCAACACCTACAAATCCAACAGCAACAGCAGCTAAAGCTGTTGGTTTATAACCATATTTGTTAAGTAAGTTACCTGCAGGAATACCCATAAAGGCATAAGCTAAGAAGTTGGCAAGGTTACCTAAGGTAGCCATAAAGTTAGAAGCACCAAACTGTGCCTTAACGATAACTCCCATAGGG encodes the following:
- a CDS encoding FHS family L-fucose permease-like MFS transporter (product_source=KO:K02429; cath_funfam=1.20.1250.20; cog=COG0738; ko=KO:K02429; pfam=PF07690; superfamily=103473; transmembrane_helix_parts=Inside_1_6,TMhelix_7_29,Outside_30_48,TMhelix_49_71,Inside_72_77,TMhelix_78_100,Outside_101_104,TMhelix_105_127,Inside_128_139,TMhelix_140_162,Outside_163_176,TMhelix_177_195,Inside_196_229,TMhelix_230_252,Outside_253_266,TMhelix_267_289,Inside_290_295,TMhelix_296_318,Outside_319_341,TMhelix_342_364,Inside_365_376,TMhelix_377_399,Outside_400_408,TMhelix_409_426,Inside_427_437), producing the protein MSTQKQSGNAAAIIICILLFGMISFVTGLANPMGVIVKAQFGASNFMATLGNLANFLAYAFMGIPAGNLLNKYGYKPTALAAVAVGFVGVGIQFLSGVFGSFGIYLTGAFVAGFSMCMLNTVVNPLLNTLGGGGNKGNQYIQIGGTFNSLMATIVPVLVGTLMGQAANATIQDANPALFIAMGIFAAAFVILALSKIPEPILEARREKEAKGIKEEPVSYATLFKFRHYVLGILCIFAYIGIELGIPNIVNLYLTSSVDKGGFAMDAGAAGTIVGTYWFLMMIGRFVGASIGGKVSSRAMLTTVSAAGLALVTVAILAYNPENTVQMPVFIGSTLSFGMTSVPMSVMLLVLGGLCTSVMWGVIFNLAVEGLGKYTAIGSGVFMVMVVGGGIFPAVQGALADMFSYMQSYWIVFALFAYILYYALVGYKNVNKDIKVD